A genomic region of Homo sapiens chromosome 4, GRCh38.p14 Primary Assembly contains the following coding sequences:
- the LOC124900839 gene encoding uncharacterized protein LOC124900839, giving the protein MFVSNDKLLKLKSSLLAPAWRLQPDWGPGPPCTVGSRVPLDSSRAPSDPHAQRSPVGGAPRAERAQRGTEAQRCDRDPAGSLRRAAAPLRAGAGPAGAGRPHGPRRDPSGEKAKSGQRGRCHREPPPHRASSKSAALDTCTANARPQPGLPRREYARLLVTSFFAVFPRASRGRRHDVLRKPIVLAQRHPVLPALGFATKLPEDAAATRRRGRHPEALSREAPLVGPRHLRRLCGPQPDGRRHVGVLARDA; this is encoded by the coding sequence ATGTTTGTATCTAATGACAagcttttaaaactgaaaagttCACTACTGGCTCCTGCCTGGCGGCTCCAGCCCGACTGGGGGCCGGGGCCTCCCTGCACTGTGGGGTCACGAGTGCCCCTGGACAGCTCCCGAGCGCCCTCCGACCCGCATGCTCAGCGCAGCCCCGTCGGCGGCGCGCCACGGGCAGAGCGGGCTCAGCGGGGGACGGAAGCTCAGCGCTGCGACCGGGATCCCGCAGGCTCGCTCCGCAGGGCCGCGGCTCCTCTCCGTGCAGGTGCTGGGCCCGCGGGGGCGGGGCGTCCACACGGTCCGCGCCGAGACCCAAGCGGGGAAAAAGCGAAGAGCGGACAGCGGGGCAGGTGCCACAGGGAGCCTCCGCCCCACCGCGCGAGCAGCAAGTCTGCGGCGCTTGACACCTGCACTGCGAATGCCAGGCCGCAGCCCGGGCTCCCAAGACGCGAATACGCGCGCCTGCTCGTGACGTCATTTTTTGCGGTCTTCCCGAGAGCCAGCAGAGGGCGCCGCCATGATGTTTTACGGAAGCCGATAGTCCTTGCTCAGCGGCACCCCGTCCTTCCGGCTCTCGGCTTTGCCACAAAGCTTCCCGAAGACGCGGCCGCTACCCGGAGACGCGGTCGCCACCCAGAAGCGCTCTCCCGGGAAGCCCCGCTCGTGGGACCGCGCCACCTGCGCCGCCTCTGCGGCCCGCAGCCCGACGGGCGCCGCCATGTTGGGGTCCTAGCGAGGGACGCGTAG